The bacterium genomic sequence CGACGTCCTGCTGGTGAAGGGATCGCGCGGTATGAGGATGGAGCGGGTGGTGGATTACCTCAAACAGGAGATAGGGACGGGCTAAATGCTATACTATCTATTATATCCGCTGCACTCGGAGTTCGTCGGGTTCAACGTCGTGCGGTACATCACGTTCCGCATGTTCATGGCGACGTTCACCGCGATGGCGATCTATTTCATATTCGGCAAGCCGCTGATCAGGATACTCGCCGCGAAACAATTCTGGCAGACGGTGCGCGACGACGGCCCAGTCACCCACATGGACAAGAGGGGCACCCCGACCATGGGCGGGCTCTTGATCTGGGCCTCGGTGTTTCTCTCGGTGCTGCTCTGGTCCAGGTTCATGGAGCCTTTCGTGCTCATGGGCATCTTCGTGATAGCCGGCTTCGGGATAATCGGTTTCATAGACGACTACCGCAAGGTGATACTCAAGGACCCGAAGGGCATGAGGGCGCGGGTAAAATTTCCGCTGCAGATAGTCGTCGGGACTTTCGCCGCCCTGGCGCTCTTCGACGCGCTCGGGTTATCGAGGGAGATAACTCTCCCGTTCTTCAAGGAGTTGGCGCCGAACATCGGATGGACCTACGTGCCCTTTGCCGTGATCGTGATCGTAGGGGCTTCGAACGCGGTCAACCTCACCGACGGTCTGGACGGACTGGTGAGCGTGCCCTGCATAGTCGCGTTCCTGGCTTACGGCATCTTGGCGTATATCGCCGGCCACGCGGCTATCGCCAACTACCTGGCGGTCCAGGCGGTGCCCGGTTCAGGCGAGCTCGCGGTCCTCTGCGGCGCGGTCGTGGGCGCGTGCGTCGGTTTCCTCTGGTACAACGCGCATCCGGCCTCCATCTTCA encodes the following:
- the mraY gene encoding phospho-N-acetylmuramoyl-pentapeptide-transferase: MLYYLLYPLHSEFVGFNVVRYITFRMFMATFTAMAIYFIFGKPLIRILAAKQFWQTVRDDGPVTHMDKRGTPTMGGLLIWASVFLSVLLWSRFMEPFVLMGIFVIAGFGIIGFIDDYRKVILKDPKGMRARVKFPLQIVVGTFAALALFDALGLSREITLPFFKELAPNIGWTYVPFAVIVIVGASNAVNLTDGLDGLVSVPCIVAFLAYGILAYIAGHAAIANYLAVQAVPGSGELAVLCGAVVGACVGFLWYNAHPASIFMGDVGSLPLGALLGYVAVVTKNEILLVFIGGIFVLETISVITQVVSFKLTGKRVFRMAPLHHHFELKGWSESKVIVRFWIISIILALASLATLKLR